The Perca flavescens isolate YP-PL-M2 chromosome 23, PFLA_1.0, whole genome shotgun sequence genome has a window encoding:
- the LOC114549957 gene encoding uncharacterized protein LOC114549957 isoform X1 has translation MRSGFPHNQGGACSVFQDWSNLGARRLPQDINVTPVPVVYPEVGTQNNMVATQYPEELRGTYSQVPLQQGYQSQKLYHQQESHATITSTGFQHPRAGDGACISQNMQMSRKDNADFYSSAQHSSYFGTSAYENSVRRADDNSGQQKEYSRQNFSRHFQKKSNWNHDTGLQQPLSRTFKDGTSSAALQIDRLEAQAFPLQDRCSSATVCKTKTSMPLLEALLKTNSSELPCSSEETNGNIELNAIFLNKRCSKSQHVKGLRTVLNCGQARTQNLDHSRGTPSIPYQQQVSSRRLSQPSTDKLMSAGKTQPPTDVEIQNFLAQKLLYFRSILTQKNRNPGHSNKDLDRNSPLQSDSIVPKVDSVAHLPTTSAKDDVERQSHNWGANEQCTVGQARKEDRSKDSTVNAKLILKSKDADNCATSASEKHSTEYPRIMMDVAATCTKSEDESPVVLTAVPEMTWDELTEKQPSSPDVSEDLQTKSNSVASENKTFEPMSLIEKQTIEDHPQCGVTWEEVNPHSQPNSAVDRIQILNVVSLFTNQSEGASWDAGSVHLQTDLSTACSENKELVLKNPQYEDISDDDPSQPATELPATERFQSAGHEDPQYEFISEEESPQIESVSVETSSPTQVTVLNNTESPFENEDYGHLQGRARTDTVIISVKELVPKKQVSPDAERRDIAHCSSPFVETDETGPLYPKCDSGPLSEDETDDDDDWLFIPISISDLKFESDNEDQDSPEIHVIDGGETGDQEQQCDNNPTHWPSPKPVPASPSQIETFDTLASFMKQALCRSTPEHGLDSEGKPQPTKNRRESVDSCATEDSCDYSSSLGHNYLTASRLRSEPLLIETDDSEGEGNDVTSMPTSPNKSLDKSGMKSLRKTNGQNIPRKDDIIILDSEDESDQNCKKKAETEGRPETMDSQRGTVKEKLKKTRPLPVDSPAPRHQPIHQDTPFEEVTRDACSDPSPSTEMIGPLIEAKAASKKKIVIIIDSDTDDDQNYMTPRRNSISSCGSDSGDAPRVEQNQQSPKTVDREYRTAKENLPETTRSVPNPSLPHPQSTLQDTQLKEVTQGACSDLSDGREKCGQLIEAKCDSEHVQHKTNRQTTSKRKAFCDSGKVVEKSHSSKKKAKTKGILSSGSEDSGYSLCAPKDRPSTETVDRLRGTVIVKQPKKRSSEDSSEKQPQSVCREVEASLGDCPVIPRFVLVEPPQHNQSWKLVKETAVRGQGKAGSQSPKTSMASSNNTDSCANKKVRFVLTSKPANDQHRTTENIQANVKPRIFSRQHSLPTFSGSSSSSDLSEARQSSSSSRDFTRSASLPAAKQSTSILKHVSSSSLQQSRSYSNPSTLNPPDSPTKGPSSSGAMQSLKKKRAKEIWEQSYIPTRKDKKTSPGMKEDLRTTTNHLKRAARPDRRRRQKSQKSSTPLMKKSKIEAIGMTKAAAIEMTKAAGRDPPGEQRNFVGDNYKWSEKQTVAKPTKGSSREGIRYRPHPKTHW, from the exons ATGCGATCCGGATTTCCACACAACCAAGGTGGGGCCTGTTCTGTGTTCCAAGACTGGAGTAACCTGGGTGCTCGCCGATTACCACAAGACATCAATGTTACACCTGTACCAGTTGTTTACCCTGAAGTTGGAACACAAAACAACATGGTAGCCACTCAATATCCTGAGGAACTAAGAGGGACTTACAGTCAAGTTCCGTTGCAGCAAGGCTATCAATCACAGAAACTTTACCACCAACAGGAGTCACACGCAACCATAACAAGCACTGGATTTCAGCACCCGAGAGCCGGGGATGGTGCAtgtatttctcaaaacatgCAAATGAGCAGAAAAGATAATGCTGATTTTTATTCCTCTGCACAACACAGCAGTTATTTTGGGACATCGGCCTATGAGAACTCTGTAAGACGTGCTGATGATAACAGTGGACAACAAAAAGAATATTCCAGGCAAAATTTCAGTCGGCATTTCCAGAAAAAGTCAAATTGGAACCATGACACTGGACTGCAGCAACCTTTGAGTCGTACCTTTAAAGACGGTACCAGTTCTGCAGCACTTCAGATAGACAGACTTGAAGCACAGGCATTTCCTTTACAAGATCGGTGTTCTTCTGCGACTGTGTGCAAAACAAAGACATCTATGCCTCTGCTGGAAGCCttgttaaaaacaaactctTCAGAATTGCCTTGTTCATCAGAGGAAACAAACGGCAACATTGAACTCaatgctatttttttaaataaaagatgcaGCAAATCTCAGCACGTCAAAGGTTTACGAACTGTTCTAAACTGTGGACAAGCTAGAACACAAAACCTAGATCATTCAAGAGGAACACCTTCCATCCCCTATCAGCAGCAGGTCTCCTCCCGCCGTCTCAGTCAGCCATCCACAGACAAACTCATGTCGGCTGGAAAAACACAACCACCTACAGATGTCGAAATACAGAACTTTCTTGCACAAAAGCTCCTTTATTTTAGGTCCATTTTAACtcagaaaaacagaaatccTGGACATTCAAATAAGGATTTGGACAGGAACTCCCCACTGCAGTCTGACAGCATCGTGCCAAAGGTCGACAGTGTTGCCCATCTCCCTACAACCTCTGCCAAAGATGATGTGGAGAGGCAAAGTCACAACTGGGGTGCCAATGAGCAGTGCACCGTTGGACAAGCACGTAAGGAGGACCGTTCAAAGGATAGCACAGTAAATGCCAAGTTAATACTTAAGTCTAAAGACGCAGACAATTGTGCTACATCTGCATCAGAGAAACATTCAACAG AATATCCACGAATAATGATGGACGTTGCTGCCACTTGCACAAAGAGCGAAGATGAGAGTCCAGTAGTTCTCACAGCGGTGCCTGAAATGACCTGGGATGAACTGACTGAGAAGCAGCCGAGTTCACCTGATGTCTCGGAGGATCTTCAAACCAAGTCAAATTCAGTGGCATccgaaaacaaaacatttgaacccATGTCGCTCATCGAAAAGCAAACGATTGAAGATCACCCACAGTGTGGTGTTACCTGGGAGGAAGTAAATCCACATTCCCAGCCAAATTCAGCAGTTGATAGGATTCAGATTCTTAACGTAGTATCACTTTTTACAAACCAAAGTGAAGGTGCGAGTTGGGATGCAGGTTCTGTGCATTTACAAACTGATTTAAGCACAGCATGTTCTGAAAACAAAGAACTGGTTCTAAAAAATCCACAATATGAGGACATTTCAGATGATGACCCCTCCCAGCCAGCCACAGAACTCCCAGCAACAGAGCGGTTTCAGTCAGCGGGTCATGAAGACCCACAGTATGAATTTATTAGTGAAGAGGAAAGTCCACAGATtgagtctgtgtctgtggaGACCTCTTCACCTACACAAGTAACTGTACTCAACAATACTGAGTCACCATTTGAAAATGAAGACTATGGACATTTGCAGGGACGGGCTCGGACGGACACCGTAATCATTTCAGTTAAGGAACTGGTTCCAAAGAAGCAGGTTTCACCAGATGCCGAAAGACGTGATATAGCACATTGTTCTTCTCCTTTTGTTGAAACCGATGAAACTGGTCCATTATACCCTAAATGTGACAGTGGTCCTCTCTCTGAAGATgagactgatgatgatgatgactggTTATTCATACCTATAAGCATATCAGACCTTAAATTTGAATCAGATAACGAAGACCAGGATAGCCCAGAAATACATGTGATAGATGGTGGGGAAACGGGAGACCAAGAACAACAATGTGACAATAACCCAACACACTGGCCATCTCCGAAGCCAGTACCAGCATCTCCTTCCCAGATTGAGACATTTGACACTTTGGCCAGCTTTATGAAACAAGCGTTATGCAGGAGCACACCGGAACATGGACTGGACTCTGAGGGAAAACCACAACCAACTAAGAACAGGAGAGAGTCTGTAGACAGCTGTGCAACTGAAGACAGTTGTGATTACTCCTCTTCATTAGGACACAACTATTTGACAGCGTCCAGGTTGAGGTCAGAACCTCTGCTCATAGAGACAGATGATTCGGAGGGTGAAGGCAATGATGTTACAAGTATGCCAACAAGTCCAAACAAGAGCTTGGACAAGTCGGGCATGAAAAGCCTTAGAAAGACCAATGGACAAAACATTCCACGAAAGGATGACATTATAATCCTTGATTCGGAGGATGAAAGTGACCAAAACTGCAAAAAGAAGGCTGAAACCGAAGGAAGGCCTGAAACTATGGACAGTCAGCGTGGAACTGttaaagaaaagttaaaaaaaacccgACCGCTACCTGTTGACTCACCGGCACCGCGGCACCAACCCATACATCAGGACACACCGTTTGAAGAAGTGACGCGGGATGCGTGCTCCGACCCGTCTCCCAGCACAGAAATGATCGGGCCACTGATTGAAGCCAAAGCtgcctctaaaaaaaaaattgtgataaTAATTGACTCGGATACGGACGATGACCAAAACTACATGACGCCAAGGAGAAACAGCATTTCATCCTGTGGGTCGGACAGTGGGGACGCCCCACGTGTGGAACAAAACCAACAGTCACCTAAAACTGTGGACCGGGAGTATAGAACAGCTAAAGAAAATCTTCCGGAAACCACACGGTCTGTTCCAAACCCATCACTGCCACATCCCCAGTCTACACTTCAGGATACCCAATTAAAAGAAGTGACGCAGGGTGCATGCTCTGACCTGTCAGACGGTAGAGAAAAGTGTGGGCAGCTGATTGAAGCTAAATGTGACTCCGAGCATGTACAACACAAGACCAACCGACAAACTACCTCAAAAAGAAAGGCTTTTTGTGATTCAGGAAAAGTGgttgaaaaaagccattccAGCAAAAagaaggcaaaaacaaaaggaatACTCTCGTCAGGATCAGAAGACAGTGGCTATTCCTTATGTGCTCCAAAAGACAGGCCTTCAACTGAAACTGTGGATCGTCTTCGTGGGACGGTTATCGTAAAGCAGCCTAAAAAAAGGTCATCTGAAGATTCTTCAGAGAAGCAGCCCCAATCTGTGTGCAGGGAGGTAGAGGCTAGCCTGGGTGACTGTCCTGTTATTCCTCGCTTTGTTCTTGTGGAGCCTCCTCAACACAATCAGTCCTGGAAACTTGTGAAAGAAACGGCAGTCCGCGGGCAGGGTAAAGCTGGATCTCAGTCTCCAAAGACGTCCATGGCATCCAGCAACAATACTGACTCGTGCGCAAATAAAAAAGTAAGATTTGTGCTCACGTCAAAACCCGCAAATGACCAACACCGTACAACAGAGAACATTCAGGCCAACGTAAAACCCAGAATCTTTTCTAGGCAACATTCCTTACCTACCTTCAGTGGCTCGTCTTCCTCAAGTGACCTTTCTGAAGCCAGACAGAGCTCGTCCTCCTCAAGAGATTTTACTCGGTCTGCAAGTCTTCCTGCAGCTAAGCAGAGCACATCTATTCTCAAACACGTGTCTTCGTCCAGCCTACAGCAGTCTCGCTCTTACAGCAACCCCTCAACTTTAAACCCCCCTGACAGTCCCACGAAAGGGCCATCATCTTCTGGAGCCatgcaaagtttaaaaaaaaaacgggcgAAAGAAATCTGGGAGCAGAGCTATATTCCAaccagaaaagacaaaaaaactagCCCAGGGATGAAGGAAGACTTGAGAACCACCACAAATCATTTGAAGAGGGCGGCTAGACCAGATCGTAGACGGAGGCAAAAGTCCCAAAAGTCGTCAACCCCCCTGATGAAGAAGTCCAAGATTGAGGCCATAGGGATGACAAAGGCCGCGGCCATAGAGATGACAAAGGCCGCAGGTCGGGATCCCCCTGGAGAACAAA GAAACTTTGTGGGTGATAATTACAAGTGGTCAGAGAAGCAAACCGTGGCAAAGCCAACAAAAG GTTCCAGCAGGGAGGGAATAAGGTATAGACCCCATCCAAAAACCCATTGGTGA
- the LOC114549957 gene encoding uncharacterized protein LOC114549957 isoform X2 produces the protein MRSGFPHNQGGACSVFQDWSNLGARRLPQDINVTPVPVVYPEVGTQNNMVATQYPEELRGTYSQVPLQQGYQSQKLYHQQESHATITSTGFQHPRAGDGACISQNMQMSRKDNADFYSSAQHSSYFGTSAYENSVRRADDNSGQQKEYSRQNFSRHFQKKSNWNHDTGLQQPLSRTFKDGTSSAALQIDRLEAQAFPLQDRCSSATVCKTKTSMPLLEALLKTNSSELPCSSEETNGNIELNAIFLNKRCSKSQHVKGLRTVLNCGQARTQNLDHSRGTPSIPYQQQVSSRRLSQPSTDKLMSAGKTQPPTDVEIQNFLAQKLLYFRSILTQKNRNPGHSNKDLDRNSPLQSDSIVPKVDSVAHLPTTSAKDDVERQSHNWGANEQCTVGQAQYPRIMMDVAATCTKSEDESPVVLTAVPEMTWDELTEKQPSSPDVSEDLQTKSNSVASENKTFEPMSLIEKQTIEDHPQCGVTWEEVNPHSQPNSAVDRIQILNVVSLFTNQSEGASWDAGSVHLQTDLSTACSENKELVLKNPQYEDISDDDPSQPATELPATERFQSAGHEDPQYEFISEEESPQIESVSVETSSPTQVTVLNNTESPFENEDYGHLQGRARTDTVIISVKELVPKKQVSPDAERRDIAHCSSPFVETDETGPLYPKCDSGPLSEDETDDDDDWLFIPISISDLKFESDNEDQDSPEIHVIDGGETGDQEQQCDNNPTHWPSPKPVPASPSQIETFDTLASFMKQALCRSTPEHGLDSEGKPQPTKNRRESVDSCATEDSCDYSSSLGHNYLTASRLRSEPLLIETDDSEGEGNDVTSMPTSPNKSLDKSGMKSLRKTNGQNIPRKDDIIILDSEDESDQNCKKKAETEGRPETMDSQRGTVKEKLKKTRPLPVDSPAPRHQPIHQDTPFEEVTRDACSDPSPSTEMIGPLIEAKAASKKKIVIIIDSDTDDDQNYMTPRRNSISSCGSDSGDAPRVEQNQQSPKTVDREYRTAKENLPETTRSVPNPSLPHPQSTLQDTQLKEVTQGACSDLSDGREKCGQLIEAKCDSEHVQHKTNRQTTSKRKAFCDSGKVVEKSHSSKKKAKTKGILSSGSEDSGYSLCAPKDRPSTETVDRLRGTVIVKQPKKRSSEDSSEKQPQSVCREVEASLGDCPVIPRFVLVEPPQHNQSWKLVKETAVRGQGKAGSQSPKTSMASSNNTDSCANKKVRFVLTSKPANDQHRTTENIQANVKPRIFSRQHSLPTFSGSSSSSDLSEARQSSSSSRDFTRSASLPAAKQSTSILKHVSSSSLQQSRSYSNPSTLNPPDSPTKGPSSSGAMQSLKKKRAKEIWEQSYIPTRKDKKTSPGMKEDLRTTTNHLKRAARPDRRRRQKSQKSSTPLMKKSKIEAIGMTKAAAIEMTKAAGRDPPGEQRNFVGDNYKWSEKQTVAKPTKGSSREGIRYRPHPKTHW, from the exons ATGCGATCCGGATTTCCACACAACCAAGGTGGGGCCTGTTCTGTGTTCCAAGACTGGAGTAACCTGGGTGCTCGCCGATTACCACAAGACATCAATGTTACACCTGTACCAGTTGTTTACCCTGAAGTTGGAACACAAAACAACATGGTAGCCACTCAATATCCTGAGGAACTAAGAGGGACTTACAGTCAAGTTCCGTTGCAGCAAGGCTATCAATCACAGAAACTTTACCACCAACAGGAGTCACACGCAACCATAACAAGCACTGGATTTCAGCACCCGAGAGCCGGGGATGGTGCAtgtatttctcaaaacatgCAAATGAGCAGAAAAGATAATGCTGATTTTTATTCCTCTGCACAACACAGCAGTTATTTTGGGACATCGGCCTATGAGAACTCTGTAAGACGTGCTGATGATAACAGTGGACAACAAAAAGAATATTCCAGGCAAAATTTCAGTCGGCATTTCCAGAAAAAGTCAAATTGGAACCATGACACTGGACTGCAGCAACCTTTGAGTCGTACCTTTAAAGACGGTACCAGTTCTGCAGCACTTCAGATAGACAGACTTGAAGCACAGGCATTTCCTTTACAAGATCGGTGTTCTTCTGCGACTGTGTGCAAAACAAAGACATCTATGCCTCTGCTGGAAGCCttgttaaaaacaaactctTCAGAATTGCCTTGTTCATCAGAGGAAACAAACGGCAACATTGAACTCaatgctatttttttaaataaaagatgcaGCAAATCTCAGCACGTCAAAGGTTTACGAACTGTTCTAAACTGTGGACAAGCTAGAACACAAAACCTAGATCATTCAAGAGGAACACCTTCCATCCCCTATCAGCAGCAGGTCTCCTCCCGCCGTCTCAGTCAGCCATCCACAGACAAACTCATGTCGGCTGGAAAAACACAACCACCTACAGATGTCGAAATACAGAACTTTCTTGCACAAAAGCTCCTTTATTTTAGGTCCATTTTAACtcagaaaaacagaaatccTGGACATTCAAATAAGGATTTGGACAGGAACTCCCCACTGCAGTCTGACAGCATCGTGCCAAAGGTCGACAGTGTTGCCCATCTCCCTACAACCTCTGCCAAAGATGATGTGGAGAGGCAAAGTCACAACTGGGGTGCCAATGAGCAGTGCACCGTTGGACAAGCAC AATATCCACGAATAATGATGGACGTTGCTGCCACTTGCACAAAGAGCGAAGATGAGAGTCCAGTAGTTCTCACAGCGGTGCCTGAAATGACCTGGGATGAACTGACTGAGAAGCAGCCGAGTTCACCTGATGTCTCGGAGGATCTTCAAACCAAGTCAAATTCAGTGGCATccgaaaacaaaacatttgaacccATGTCGCTCATCGAAAAGCAAACGATTGAAGATCACCCACAGTGTGGTGTTACCTGGGAGGAAGTAAATCCACATTCCCAGCCAAATTCAGCAGTTGATAGGATTCAGATTCTTAACGTAGTATCACTTTTTACAAACCAAAGTGAAGGTGCGAGTTGGGATGCAGGTTCTGTGCATTTACAAACTGATTTAAGCACAGCATGTTCTGAAAACAAAGAACTGGTTCTAAAAAATCCACAATATGAGGACATTTCAGATGATGACCCCTCCCAGCCAGCCACAGAACTCCCAGCAACAGAGCGGTTTCAGTCAGCGGGTCATGAAGACCCACAGTATGAATTTATTAGTGAAGAGGAAAGTCCACAGATtgagtctgtgtctgtggaGACCTCTTCACCTACACAAGTAACTGTACTCAACAATACTGAGTCACCATTTGAAAATGAAGACTATGGACATTTGCAGGGACGGGCTCGGACGGACACCGTAATCATTTCAGTTAAGGAACTGGTTCCAAAGAAGCAGGTTTCACCAGATGCCGAAAGACGTGATATAGCACATTGTTCTTCTCCTTTTGTTGAAACCGATGAAACTGGTCCATTATACCCTAAATGTGACAGTGGTCCTCTCTCTGAAGATgagactgatgatgatgatgactggTTATTCATACCTATAAGCATATCAGACCTTAAATTTGAATCAGATAACGAAGACCAGGATAGCCCAGAAATACATGTGATAGATGGTGGGGAAACGGGAGACCAAGAACAACAATGTGACAATAACCCAACACACTGGCCATCTCCGAAGCCAGTACCAGCATCTCCTTCCCAGATTGAGACATTTGACACTTTGGCCAGCTTTATGAAACAAGCGTTATGCAGGAGCACACCGGAACATGGACTGGACTCTGAGGGAAAACCACAACCAACTAAGAACAGGAGAGAGTCTGTAGACAGCTGTGCAACTGAAGACAGTTGTGATTACTCCTCTTCATTAGGACACAACTATTTGACAGCGTCCAGGTTGAGGTCAGAACCTCTGCTCATAGAGACAGATGATTCGGAGGGTGAAGGCAATGATGTTACAAGTATGCCAACAAGTCCAAACAAGAGCTTGGACAAGTCGGGCATGAAAAGCCTTAGAAAGACCAATGGACAAAACATTCCACGAAAGGATGACATTATAATCCTTGATTCGGAGGATGAAAGTGACCAAAACTGCAAAAAGAAGGCTGAAACCGAAGGAAGGCCTGAAACTATGGACAGTCAGCGTGGAACTGttaaagaaaagttaaaaaaaacccgACCGCTACCTGTTGACTCACCGGCACCGCGGCACCAACCCATACATCAGGACACACCGTTTGAAGAAGTGACGCGGGATGCGTGCTCCGACCCGTCTCCCAGCACAGAAATGATCGGGCCACTGATTGAAGCCAAAGCtgcctctaaaaaaaaaattgtgataaTAATTGACTCGGATACGGACGATGACCAAAACTACATGACGCCAAGGAGAAACAGCATTTCATCCTGTGGGTCGGACAGTGGGGACGCCCCACGTGTGGAACAAAACCAACAGTCACCTAAAACTGTGGACCGGGAGTATAGAACAGCTAAAGAAAATCTTCCGGAAACCACACGGTCTGTTCCAAACCCATCACTGCCACATCCCCAGTCTACACTTCAGGATACCCAATTAAAAGAAGTGACGCAGGGTGCATGCTCTGACCTGTCAGACGGTAGAGAAAAGTGTGGGCAGCTGATTGAAGCTAAATGTGACTCCGAGCATGTACAACACAAGACCAACCGACAAACTACCTCAAAAAGAAAGGCTTTTTGTGATTCAGGAAAAGTGgttgaaaaaagccattccAGCAAAAagaaggcaaaaacaaaaggaatACTCTCGTCAGGATCAGAAGACAGTGGCTATTCCTTATGTGCTCCAAAAGACAGGCCTTCAACTGAAACTGTGGATCGTCTTCGTGGGACGGTTATCGTAAAGCAGCCTAAAAAAAGGTCATCTGAAGATTCTTCAGAGAAGCAGCCCCAATCTGTGTGCAGGGAGGTAGAGGCTAGCCTGGGTGACTGTCCTGTTATTCCTCGCTTTGTTCTTGTGGAGCCTCCTCAACACAATCAGTCCTGGAAACTTGTGAAAGAAACGGCAGTCCGCGGGCAGGGTAAAGCTGGATCTCAGTCTCCAAAGACGTCCATGGCATCCAGCAACAATACTGACTCGTGCGCAAATAAAAAAGTAAGATTTGTGCTCACGTCAAAACCCGCAAATGACCAACACCGTACAACAGAGAACATTCAGGCCAACGTAAAACCCAGAATCTTTTCTAGGCAACATTCCTTACCTACCTTCAGTGGCTCGTCTTCCTCAAGTGACCTTTCTGAAGCCAGACAGAGCTCGTCCTCCTCAAGAGATTTTACTCGGTCTGCAAGTCTTCCTGCAGCTAAGCAGAGCACATCTATTCTCAAACACGTGTCTTCGTCCAGCCTACAGCAGTCTCGCTCTTACAGCAACCCCTCAACTTTAAACCCCCCTGACAGTCCCACGAAAGGGCCATCATCTTCTGGAGCCatgcaaagtttaaaaaaaaaacgggcgAAAGAAATCTGGGAGCAGAGCTATATTCCAaccagaaaagacaaaaaaactagCCCAGGGATGAAGGAAGACTTGAGAACCACCACAAATCATTTGAAGAGGGCGGCTAGACCAGATCGTAGACGGAGGCAAAAGTCCCAAAAGTCGTCAACCCCCCTGATGAAGAAGTCCAAGATTGAGGCCATAGGGATGACAAAGGCCGCGGCCATAGAGATGACAAAGGCCGCAGGTCGGGATCCCCCTGGAGAACAAA GAAACTTTGTGGGTGATAATTACAAGTGGTCAGAGAAGCAAACCGTGGCAAAGCCAACAAAAG GTTCCAGCAGGGAGGGAATAAGGTATAGACCCCATCCAAAAACCCATTGGTGA